The following proteins are encoded in a genomic region of Maribacter hydrothermalis:
- a CDS encoding toxin-antitoxin system YwqK family antitoxin, producing the protein MKFTSLFLIVSLLFISLNSCKHATATTHVNEEELIVENVTKFKEELELNQLEGTWYYKNSPYDGYSLALHENGELAEKVGFIDGKRQGIAQRFSLSGALRVEYHFKDNRLEGSYKSWWENGQLAQDAMYVNGKMNGVEKKWYPDGQLAKERNLVNGQEEGLQKAYLKNGTLYVNYEAKNGRIFGLRRANSCYQLEDEVVVKSEGELL; encoded by the coding sequence ATGAAATTCACTTCTCTTTTCTTAATCGTTTCGCTACTATTCATTTCTTTGAACAGTTGTAAACATGCAACTGCAACAACCCATGTTAATGAAGAAGAACTGATTGTGGAGAACGTTACCAAATTTAAAGAGGAGTTAGAACTTAACCAGTTAGAAGGAACATGGTACTATAAAAACTCACCTTACGATGGCTATTCGTTAGCCTTACATGAAAATGGAGAATTGGCAGAAAAGGTGGGTTTTATTGATGGAAAAAGACAAGGTATTGCGCAACGGTTTTCTTTAAGCGGAGCATTGCGTGTGGAATATCATTTTAAAGACAACCGCTTAGAAGGCAGTTATAAATCGTGGTGGGAAAACGGACAACTTGCGCAAGATGCCATGTATGTAAATGGCAAAATGAATGGCGTGGAGAAAAAGTGGTACCCGGACGGGCAATTGGCAAAAGAGCGTAATTTAGTAAATGGGCAGGAAGAAGGATTACAAAAAGCGTACTTAAAAAACGGAACCCTATATGTTAATTACGAAGCTAAAAACGGACGTATATTTGGCTTACGAAGAGCTAATTCTTGCTATCAATTAGAAGATGAAGTTGTTGTGAAATCTGAGGGTGAATTATTATGA
- a CDS encoding NADP-dependent oxidoreductase: MNKSINLKQRPVGTPTLSDFDFKEKENELGVAEGEVLLEAKYISVDPYLRGRMSDAKSYVPPFKVGEPISSGIVAEVLESKNENFQKGDFVSGLLEWKEQQVSSGEGLQKVDKSKAPLSAFLGIVGMTGLTAYLGLHEIGKPKKGETLVVSGAAGAVGSVVGQIGKILGLNVIGIAGTDEKIDMLKSEFGFDHGINYKTTEDMKSAIEAAAPNGVDIYFDNVGGPISDAVLFNINQFARIIICGAISVYNKTELPMAVAVQPFLVKNSALMQGFIVRNYADKFPQAIKQLSTWLGEEKLTYKETIVEGFENTPQAFLDMMDGKNKGKMIVKV, translated from the coding sequence ATGAATAAGTCAATCAATTTAAAACAACGACCTGTAGGTACTCCTACCCTTTCAGATTTTGATTTTAAAGAAAAAGAGAACGAATTAGGTGTTGCTGAAGGTGAAGTGTTACTCGAAGCTAAATATATATCTGTAGACCCTTACCTACGTGGTAGAATGAGCGATGCCAAGTCATACGTTCCACCATTTAAAGTAGGCGAACCGATCAGTTCTGGTATTGTCGCCGAGGTATTGGAATCTAAAAATGAAAACTTTCAGAAAGGTGATTTTGTATCTGGATTATTAGAATGGAAAGAACAGCAAGTTTCTAGTGGCGAAGGTTTACAGAAAGTGGATAAAAGTAAAGCACCATTAAGTGCCTTTTTAGGCATTGTAGGTATGACCGGTTTAACAGCTTACTTAGGTCTTCATGAAATAGGAAAACCGAAGAAAGGAGAAACTTTAGTAGTATCTGGTGCTGCAGGTGCAGTAGGAAGCGTTGTTGGTCAAATAGGAAAAATTCTAGGACTGAATGTAATCGGTATTGCAGGTACAGATGAAAAGATCGATATGCTAAAATCGGAATTCGGTTTTGATCACGGAATCAACTATAAAACGACCGAGGATATGAAATCTGCTATTGAAGCTGCGGCTCCTAATGGCGTTGATATTTATTTTGATAATGTTGGCGGACCAATATCTGACGCTGTTTTGTTCAATATTAATCAATTTGCACGTATTATCATATGTGGTGCAATTTCGGTCTACAATAAAACAGAATTACCGATGGCTGTTGCCGTACAACCATTTTTGGTAAAGAACAGTGCCTTAATGCAAGGTTTTATAGTACGTAATTATGCCGATAAATTTCCACAGGCAATAAAACAACTATCAACATGGTTAGGAGAAGAAAAACTAACCTATAAAGAAACCATTGTTGAAGGCTTTGAGAATACACCACAAGCGTTTTTGGATATGATGGATGGTAAGAATAAAGGAAAAATGATAGTAAAGGTCTAA
- a CDS encoding YHYH protein codes for MKKNSMKRIPSFPSILTLAFITLVACSSDSIEDSVIDEIANEDSSDDDEIATELHAAYTAFNTDAVTIYLDGSEVVIETTDLPDHETIYWGVGNSLYREEPDVDKTPSIMSSNNNVTTIRVDATPNLRGSTVETQLNTIGIAVSGSSIFNDQEGGGALDQAAGSLDWTGAHIGPGVYHYHLEPKAFTDDDDNLVGILLDGVFLYGRKCSATGDYPTDLDASGGHTSTTQYTDGEEEYHYHIINEVYSTTGSYLAFAGPYQGY; via the coding sequence ATGAAAAAAAATAGTATGAAAAGAATTCCCTCATTTCCCTCGATTTTGACGCTAGCGTTTATCACGTTAGTGGCATGTAGTAGTGATAGCATAGAAGACAGTGTAATTGATGAGATTGCAAACGAAGACAGTTCTGATGATGATGAAATAGCAACCGAGTTACATGCTGCTTATACTGCTTTTAATACTGATGCCGTAACTATTTATTTAGATGGATCTGAAGTGGTTATTGAAACAACTGACTTACCTGATCACGAAACAATTTATTGGGGTGTAGGAAATTCACTATATAGAGAAGAACCAGACGTTGATAAAACTCCTAGTATCATGTCCAGTAATAACAATGTGACTACTATTCGTGTAGATGCTACTCCTAATTTAAGGGGTAGCACGGTAGAAACGCAATTGAATACAATTGGTATAGCAGTAAGTGGTTCTTCAATTTTCAATGATCAAGAAGGTGGTGGTGCATTGGATCAAGCTGCTGGTAGTTTAGACTGGACAGGTGCGCATATTGGTCCTGGGGTCTATCACTATCATTTAGAGCCTAAAGCATTTACAGATGATGATGATAATCTAGTAGGTATTTTATTAGATGGCGTTTTTCTTTACGGAAGAAAATGTAGTGCTACCGGAGATTACCCTACTGATTTAGATGCTTCTGGTGGGCACACATCTACAACACAATATACTGATGGGGAAGAGGAATATCACTACCATATTATTAATGAAGTTTATTCAACAACAGGTTCTTATTTGGCTTTTGCCGGACCGTACCAAGGATATTAA
- a CDS encoding DEAD/DEAH box helicase yields MSFKKLNPYLLEMLERFSIEEPNSFQISSIPIIKSGANVYCTAPKESGKTTTLILTTLQKLKCRAEGNAPRAVVVVENKEKVLELYDKFFEYTKYTDVRLYASYKELHIDIQKSEIFEGIDILITTPTTLHKLFLLNGVSTSQLKICSIDDGDFLIQNSDYTAMLTVTQSIMKCQYVLYSEKLTPKLKRFEEFFMERARYVKF; encoded by the coding sequence ATGTCCTTTAAAAAACTGAATCCTTATTTACTTGAAATGCTAGAGCGCTTTTCGATAGAGGAACCTAACAGCTTTCAAATTTCTAGTATACCTATTATTAAAAGTGGGGCAAATGTCTATTGTACTGCTCCTAAAGAAAGTGGTAAAACCACAACTTTGATTTTGACAACGTTACAAAAATTAAAATGCAGAGCTGAGGGAAATGCTCCAAGAGCTGTGGTTGTAGTTGAGAATAAAGAAAAAGTATTGGAACTTTACGACAAGTTTTTTGAATACACAAAGTATACTGATGTTAGGCTTTATGCCAGCTATAAAGAGCTGCATATAGATATTCAGAAATCTGAAATATTTGAGGGAATAGATATTCTCATAACAACACCAACTACATTACATAAATTATTTTTACTTAATGGTGTAAGCACTTCACAATTAAAGATTTGCAGTATTGATGATGGCGATTTTTTAATTCAGAATTCAGATTATACGGCAATGCTCACAGTTACACAAAGTATTATGAAATGTCAATATGTTTTATATTCTGAAAAATTAACTCCAAAATTGAAGCGTTTTGAAGAATTTTTTATGGAGCGTGCCAGATATGTAAAATTTTAG
- a CDS encoding SCO family protein codes for MNKTILSIVVLLLFAACKQKVKKENIQVKETSRVEYLPYYNDESFTPHWITPNSEEEKQFHKIPDFKLVDQLGDTLTQKSFENQIYITDFFFTTCPGICLKMTNNMTKVQEAFLDNPEVAILSHSVTPSIDSVSVLKTYAEKNGVVNSKWHLVTGDKTEIYNLGRNEYFVENDLGIPKDINDFLHTENFLLIDKNKHIRGIYNGLNRASIAQLITDAEALLKEI; via the coding sequence ATGAATAAGACAATTCTATCTATAGTTGTTTTACTACTTTTTGCTGCTTGTAAGCAAAAAGTAAAAAAAGAGAACATACAGGTTAAAGAAACCAGTAGGGTAGAGTATTTACCTTATTATAATGATGAATCTTTTACACCACATTGGATAACACCTAATTCTGAAGAAGAAAAGCAATTTCATAAAATTCCCGATTTTAAATTAGTAGACCAATTAGGTGATACATTGACCCAAAAATCTTTCGAAAACCAAATTTATATCACTGATTTCTTTTTTACTACGTGCCCTGGTATTTGTCTTAAAATGACGAATAATATGACCAAGGTACAAGAGGCTTTTCTCGATAATCCTGAGGTTGCTATACTTTCACATTCCGTAACTCCGTCCATTGACTCGGTTTCTGTACTAAAAACATATGCCGAAAAAAATGGAGTTGTCAATTCTAAGTGGCATTTAGTTACCGGAGATAAGACCGAGATTTACAATCTAGGAAGAAACGAATATTTTGTAGAAAACGATTTAGGAATCCCAAAGGATATTAATGACTTTTTACATACCGAGAATTTTCTACTTATTGATAAAAATAAGCACATACGTGGTATCTACAACGGACTCAACCGTGCCTCAATAGCGCAATTGATTACAGATGCCGAAGCGTTATTAAAAGAAATCTAA
- a CDS encoding DMT family transporter, with the protein MWMYLGLLAALFLGLHNLCKKHAVQGNDAFSVLFGTLITGFFLFLPLFLGSKYYPEELQTIDLFVSDISIKTHGFIIIKSMIMASSWVLAYQALKHLPITIVTPIRSAGPFFTFIGAILIYQERPNFLQWIGFFLIIFSVFLYSKIGKKEGINFKNNKWIYAIIGATFLGASSGLYDKYLIQSLELNPPTLQFWFCTYTMLIIGLVVLIMRTTNPNIKGTFKWRWTIPMVGILLQTADYFYFKALQDPDALIMLLSAIKRSQILIAVVMGGFIFKEQNKRKKMVPLVGIMLGVFLILYS; encoded by the coding sequence ATGTGGATGTACCTCGGACTTTTAGCTGCGCTTTTTTTAGGCTTACACAATTTATGCAAGAAACATGCCGTACAAGGTAATGATGCTTTTTCAGTTTTATTTGGTACCTTAATAACAGGTTTCTTCTTGTTTTTGCCGCTTTTTTTAGGTTCTAAATACTATCCGGAAGAATTACAAACAATCGATTTATTTGTATCGGATATTTCAATTAAGACACATGGCTTCATCATAATCAAATCTATGATTATGGCATCATCTTGGGTGCTGGCATACCAAGCTTTAAAACACTTACCAATTACCATTGTAACACCAATACGTTCTGCCGGTCCGTTTTTTACATTTATAGGCGCGATTCTTATTTATCAAGAGCGCCCTAATTTTTTGCAGTGGATTGGATTCTTCTTAATCATATTTTCTGTTTTTCTATATTCTAAAATTGGAAAAAAAGAAGGTATAAACTTTAAAAATAATAAGTGGATATATGCTATTATCGGTGCAACTTTCTTAGGGGCTTCAAGTGGTTTATATGATAAGTATCTAATACAAAGTTTAGAGTTGAACCCTCCTACTCTTCAATTTTGGTTTTGCACCTATACCATGCTAATTATTGGATTGGTAGTCCTAATTATGCGTACTACAAACCCGAATATAAAAGGTACTTTTAAGTGGAGATGGACTATACCCATGGTGGGTATTCTTTTACAAACGGCAGACTATTTTTATTTTAAAGCGTTACAAGACCCAGATGCTTTAATAATGTTATTATCAGCCATAAAACGAAGTCAAATATTAATTGCTGTAGTTATGGGTGGTTTCATCTTTAAAGAACAGAATAAACGTAAAAAAATGGTACCGTTAGTAGGAATTATGCTTGGCGTATTTTTAATTCTGTATTCGTAA
- the nfsB gene encoding oxygen-insensitive NAD(P)H nitroreductase — translation MNLHETLNWRYTTKEYDTKKKISDVDMAEIKNLLRMSPSSVNLQPWHFIVAETTEGKERIAKGTKGFFSFNEPKVTNASAVVLFCSKIDADDAYYQHIADTEDKSGRFPNDDIKNGFLGAVKAFAGIHKYDLKDLQHWMEKQVYLNIGSFLLGVASLGIDATPMEGIDVKALDEEFGLREKGYTSLVAVSLGYRAESDFNSTEKTPKSRLSESEIFTIL, via the coding sequence ATGAATTTACACGAAACTTTAAACTGGAGATACACAACAAAGGAATACGATACTAAAAAGAAAATATCTGATGTAGATATGGCTGAAATCAAAAACTTGTTAAGAATGAGTCCTTCTAGTGTAAACCTACAACCTTGGCATTTTATAGTTGCCGAAACAACAGAAGGTAAAGAACGTATTGCAAAAGGGACAAAAGGCTTTTTTAGCTTTAACGAGCCTAAAGTAACAAATGCTTCAGCTGTAGTTTTATTTTGTTCAAAAATTGATGCAGATGATGCATACTATCAGCATATTGCGGATACCGAAGATAAAAGCGGAAGATTTCCTAATGACGATATTAAAAACGGATTTTTAGGTGCTGTAAAAGCGTTTGCCGGTATTCATAAATACGATTTAAAAGACCTTCAGCATTGGATGGAAAAGCAAGTATACCTTAACATTGGTAGCTTTTTGTTGGGAGTTGCTAGTTTAGGTATCGATGCAACACCAATGGAAGGTATTGATGTAAAAGCTTTGGATGAGGAATTCGGTTTAAGAGAAAAAGGGTACACATCGTTAGTAGCTGTTTCTTTAGGATATAGAGCAGAATCTGATTTTAACTCAACTGAAAAAACACCAAAATCTAGATTATCGGAAAGTGAAATTTTCACAATACTATAA
- a CDS encoding SDR family oxidoreductase, with amino-acid sequence MKLEDKVIIITGASSGIGKATALKLADNGAKVILMARSEDELNDLKSDITKKGGEALVVTGDVTKKEDFENVVSKTKREYGKISGLINNAGLMPLSFVEKLKTDEWEKMVDVNIKGVLNGVAAVLPELKENKGGNIINISSMAANRYFPGGAVYCATKSAVKMFSEGLRQELAPKYGINITSIEPGAVATNLTSTITDEDIKEKMEEMQKMETLEAEDIANSIYYVLTQPERVNINDVYLVPSEQQ; translated from the coding sequence ATGAAATTAGAAGATAAAGTAATTATAATAACAGGAGCATCTAGTGGAATTGGTAAAGCAACAGCACTAAAATTAGCAGATAATGGCGCTAAGGTTATATTAATGGCAAGAAGCGAAGATGAACTTAATGATTTGAAATCTGATATTACCAAAAAAGGTGGTGAGGCTTTAGTTGTTACAGGTGATGTGACAAAAAAAGAGGATTTCGAAAATGTAGTTTCTAAAACCAAAAGAGAGTACGGTAAAATCTCCGGATTGATAAATAATGCAGGATTAATGCCACTTTCATTCGTTGAAAAATTAAAAACTGATGAATGGGAGAAAATGGTAGATGTCAACATAAAAGGAGTACTGAACGGGGTAGCAGCCGTATTACCTGAATTAAAAGAAAATAAAGGTGGTAATATCATTAATATTTCATCAATGGCAGCCAATAGGTATTTTCCTGGTGGAGCAGTGTATTGCGCTACAAAATCTGCCGTAAAGATGTTTTCTGAAGGATTACGTCAAGAATTAGCTCCTAAATACGGGATCAACATTACCTCTATTGAACCAGGTGCGGTAGCAACAAATTTAACCAGCACAATTACCGATGAGGATATCAAAGAAAAAATGGAAGAAATGCAAAAAATGGAAACGTTAGAAGCGGAAGATATTGCAAACTCCATCTATTACGTGTTAACACAGCCAGAAAGGGTAAACATCAACGATGTTTATTTGGTGCCAAGTGAACAACAGTAA
- a CDS encoding type 1 glutamine amidotransferase domain-containing protein, which yields MKILFILTSHNELGDTGKKTGFWVEEFAAPYYALLDKGAEITVATPKGGQAPIDPSSDTEDAQTKDTKRYKEDKDAQSVINNTKKLADVNASDFDAVFYPGGHGPLWDLANDATSIKLIETFNEQEKPVAFVCHAPAALKSVKGTDGQPLVKGKKVTGFTNSEEAAVQLTEVVPFLVEDMLQENGGIYSKKEDWAAYAIQDGNLITGQNPASSELVAEKLLAVLK from the coding sequence ATGAAAATATTATTCATATTAACGTCTCACAATGAATTGGGAGACACAGGAAAGAAAACAGGTTTTTGGGTTGAAGAGTTTGCTGCCCCATATTACGCTTTATTGGATAAAGGTGCAGAAATTACAGTAGCTACACCAAAAGGTGGTCAGGCTCCAATAGACCCAAGTAGTGATACCGAAGATGCTCAAACAAAGGATACTAAGCGTTATAAAGAAGATAAAGATGCTCAAAGTGTTATTAACAACACTAAAAAATTAGCTGACGTAAATGCTTCTGATTTTGATGCCGTATTTTATCCTGGTGGTCATGGTCCTTTATGGGATTTGGCCAATGATGCAACTTCTATCAAATTGATAGAAACCTTTAATGAGCAAGAGAAGCCAGTAGCTTTTGTATGTCATGCTCCTGCAGCTTTAAAAAGTGTAAAGGGTACTGATGGTCAGCCATTAGTTAAAGGTAAAAAAGTAACGGGATTCACAAACAGTGAAGAAGCGGCAGTGCAGTTGACAGAAGTTGTTCCTTTCTTAGTAGAAGATATGTTACAAGAAAATGGCGGAATCTATTCTAAAAAAGAAGATTGGGCAGCATACGCAATACAAGACGGTAATTTAATTACCGGTCAAAACCCTGCATCATCAGAATTGGTTGCAGAGAAATTATTAGCTGTTTTAAAGTAA
- a CDS encoding NAD-dependent succinate-semialdehyde dehydrogenase, whose amino-acid sequence MSTTTKQDTFKTINPTTGKEIALHTYMTDAQVEESIQQSHKAFLKWKMKSVEERGEIIKSIGKELQNYKKELAELMTDEMGKLLKQSNQEVDLCTAICDYSAENAPEFLKSEERELSNGGKGIIVYSPMGIIYGIQPWNYPSYQVLRYTIVNLMAGNSILLKHASNVTGTAKLLKTIFETAGLPSNLFNVMVIEHDQSNAIIEHKLVRGVTLTGSPVAGEKIGELAGAQLKKTVLELGSNDAYLVLDDADIDLAVEKSVMGRIYNNGETCIAAKRFIATEKVYDEFKEKFVKAMKALKTGNPKNDDTELGPMAREDLRDKIHEQVQESVEKGADVLCGGKIPEGEGYFYPATVLSNVAPGQPAYDDELFGPVASLIKAKDNEDAMRIANDSRFGLGGGIFSKDVKKAAELAEKHFDTGMVFINSFGLAEPSMPFGGVKDSGYGREHGGFGMKEFVNVKSIMIME is encoded by the coding sequence ATGTCTACGACAACAAAACAAGATACATTTAAAACAATTAACCCTACTACAGGTAAAGAAATTGCGTTACACACGTATATGACAGATGCCCAGGTGGAAGAAAGTATACAACAATCTCACAAAGCGTTTCTTAAATGGAAAATGAAGAGCGTTGAAGAACGTGGCGAGATTATAAAATCAATCGGTAAAGAATTACAGAATTACAAGAAAGAGCTTGCAGAGCTTATGACCGATGAAATGGGGAAACTGCTTAAGCAAAGTAATCAAGAGGTAGATTTGTGTACTGCGATTTGTGATTATTCCGCAGAAAATGCACCGGAGTTTTTAAAGAGTGAAGAACGAGAACTATCCAATGGAGGAAAAGGAATTATAGTCTACTCACCAATGGGGATTATCTATGGTATTCAACCTTGGAACTACCCAAGCTATCAAGTATTACGTTATACCATCGTAAACCTTATGGCAGGTAACAGTATTTTACTGAAGCACGCATCAAATGTTACGGGTACAGCGAAATTATTAAAGACCATTTTTGAGACAGCAGGCTTACCATCTAACCTTTTTAATGTCATGGTGATTGAGCACGATCAGTCTAACGCAATTATTGAGCATAAGTTGGTACGAGGAGTTACCTTAACTGGAAGTCCGGTTGCAGGTGAAAAAATCGGAGAACTAGCCGGTGCACAATTGAAAAAAACCGTGTTAGAATTAGGTAGTAATGATGCTTATTTGGTACTTGATGATGCCGATATCGATTTAGCGGTTGAAAAAAGTGTTATGGGACGTATCTATAATAACGGAGAAACATGTATTGCAGCAAAACGTTTTATTGCCACAGAAAAAGTGTATGATGAATTTAAGGAAAAGTTTGTAAAGGCGATGAAAGCCTTAAAAACAGGTAATCCTAAAAATGACGATACAGAATTAGGACCTATGGCTCGTGAAGATTTAAGAGATAAAATTCACGAACAGGTTCAAGAAAGTGTTGAAAAAGGAGCCGATGTATTATGTGGAGGGAAAATTCCTGAAGGGGAAGGCTACTTCTACCCTGCTACGGTATTAAGTAATGTGGCTCCAGGTCAACCAGCTTATGATGATGAGCTATTTGGACCAGTTGCATCTTTAATAAAAGCAAAGGACAATGAAGATGCCATGCGAATTGCCAATGATAGTAGATTTGGATTAGGTGGAGGTATCTTTTCGAAGGATGTAAAAAAGGCAGCAGAATTAGCAGAAAAACATTTTGATACAGGTATGGTATTCATCAATAGTTTTGGATTGGCAGAACCGAGTATGCCGTTTGGCGGAGTTAAAGATTCCGGATACGGACGCGAACATGGAGGTTTTGGTATGAAGGAATTTGTAAACGTTAAGTCCATCATGATAATGGAGTAA
- a CDS encoding AraC family transcriptional regulator: MEVLEVYKPFEIQEIELIDWKQRPVKNNFFELVLIKSGSGIQCINYNVLPYRDGSVFLLPPLKCHSFNIEKPTKFVFLKFTDSFFKGVNKMHIDRNEWFREASYILSNYNQLPGDIIKSETDRLNLRSLIEIILLETRNYGESSVNLVTSLMTGILEILIRNIKKSNYFDTDTYVSEERISKMLTYINENIDKTELLKIENLANVFMMSPTYVSEYFKKQVKMPLREYIIKAKLKLVEIRLLNSDFTLTQIADDLGFTDVSHLSKTFKRYVGISIKEFKNKGDYKILTRGACIN, encoded by the coding sequence ATGGAAGTTTTAGAAGTATATAAACCTTTTGAAATACAAGAAATTGAATTAATAGATTGGAAACAACGCCCTGTTAAAAACAATTTTTTTGAATTGGTTTTGATAAAATCCGGCTCAGGAATTCAATGTATTAACTATAATGTGTTGCCTTATAGGGATGGGAGTGTTTTTCTCTTACCTCCTCTAAAATGCCACTCTTTCAACATTGAAAAACCTACCAAATTTGTATTTCTAAAATTTACCGATTCTTTTTTCAAAGGAGTGAATAAAATGCATATTGATAGAAATGAATGGTTTAGAGAGGCGTCCTATATTTTATCTAACTATAATCAGCTACCTGGCGATATTATAAAATCGGAAACAGATAGATTGAACCTCAGAAGTTTAATCGAGATAATTCTTCTAGAAACAAGAAATTATGGCGAATCATCCGTAAATCTTGTAACCAGTTTAATGACCGGGATTTTAGAAATACTTATTAGAAATATTAAAAAGAGTAATTATTTTGATACGGATACCTATGTTTCTGAAGAAAGAATCTCCAAAATGTTGACCTATATAAACGAAAATATAGATAAAACAGAGTTGCTAAAAATTGAAAATTTAGCAAACGTATTTATGATGTCTCCCACCTATGTAAGTGAATATTTTAAAAAGCAAGTGAAGATGCCGCTAAGAGAATACATTATAAAAGCGAAATTGAAGCTTGTAGAAATACGACTTTTAAATTCAGATTTTACACTCACACAAATAGCAGATGACCTAGGGTTTACAGATGTTAGCCATTTGTCTAAAACTTTTAAGCGCTACGTAGGTATTTCAATAAAAGAATTTAAGAATAAAGGAGATTATAAGATATTAACCCGTGGTGCTTGTATTAACTAG
- a CDS encoding MarC family protein — MDDLITFSITVFTGFFAITNPISNMTVFLSLTQGADEKTKADINKRANIIAFIIVLVFVLLGKYIFELFNISIPAFKITGGILIFYIGFEMLQSKQSNVKNIKHVNIDENIAVSPLAIPILAGPGTIVTAMNFVSNVQAIHIAIVIAIFGFMSLLTYVTFRLSNLIVKLVGYNVISVIGKIMGLIIAIIGTGMIIEGIKISFHLITT; from the coding sequence ATGGATGACTTAATTACATTTTCTATTACTGTTTTTACTGGGTTTTTTGCCATTACTAACCCAATTTCTAACATGACCGTTTTTTTATCATTAACACAAGGTGCAGATGAAAAAACGAAAGCAGATATTAATAAAAGAGCCAATATAATTGCTTTTATTATTGTGTTGGTTTTTGTTCTTTTGGGTAAATATATATTCGAATTATTTAATATCAGTATTCCTGCTTTTAAGATTACTGGGGGTATATTAATATTTTATATTGGTTTTGAAATGCTACAGTCAAAACAGTCTAATGTTAAAAATATTAAACATGTTAATATTGATGAGAATATTGCGGTTTCACCCTTAGCTATTCCCATTTTGGCCGGTCCAGGCACTATTGTTACGGCCATGAATTTTGTTTCTAATGTGCAGGCAATTCATATAGCTATAGTGATTGCCATTTTTGGTTTTATGAGTTTATTGACCTACGTTACTTTTAGACTTAGTAATTTAATCGTAAAATTAGTTGGCTATAACGTAATATCGGTAATTGGTAAAATAATGGGTTTGATCATTGCGATCATTGGGACAGGTATGATTATTGAAGGAATTAAAATTTCATTTCATTTAATTACTACATAG
- a CDS encoding dihydrofolate reductase family protein → MNKIIYYVAISIDGFICGVDGDISGFVGEGSGVSKYMSDLNQFETTIMGKDTYEFGYAYGLKPGQPAYAHMQHYIFSKSLHFDTISDQVHIIADYSLDKIRELKQSSTTDIYLCGGGVFAGWLFENQFIDIIKVKINPLVLGEGVRLFGESKSGYQLELTETESHDGGLVFNTYSVNYNM, encoded by the coding sequence ATGAATAAGATAATCTATTACGTTGCCATTTCTATTGACGGATTTATCTGTGGCGTAGATGGTGATATTAGCGGCTTTGTAGGAGAGGGTAGTGGGGTTTCTAAATACATGTCAGATTTAAATCAATTTGAAACCACTATTATGGGTAAAGATACCTATGAATTTGGTTATGCCTACGGATTAAAACCTGGTCAGCCAGCATATGCACATATGCAACACTATATTTTCTCCAAGTCTTTACATTTTGATACCATAAGCGATCAGGTGCATATAATTGCTGATTATAGTTTGGATAAAATAAGAGAGCTGAAACAAAGCTCAACAACGGATATATACTTATGTGGAGGTGGCGTTTTCGCCGGATGGCTATTTGAAAACCAATTTATAGATATAATTAAAGTGAAAATTAACCCCTTGGTATTGGGTGAAGGCGTACGGCTATTTGGTGAATCTAAATCAGGTTATCAATTAGAACTCACCGAAACCGAATCTCATGATGGCGGATTGGTATTTAATACCTATTCCGTCAACTATAATATGTAA